CTCTGGAGCAACATCAGAATGAAATGTTTCAATCTCCAAAATCTGGGAACTTATAAATCTCGGCCTTAAATGGAAAACGGTCGTAGACGTTCCAAGGTTCACCTGATAAATCTCATATATAAATGGCTAACAACGTCAGCGCAAAATATTATTCTAGTCAATCTTAGTTGTTGGAACtagaaaataaagtttaatgtgAGTGaaccaaaaaagataaattatagaaatacaaatatatattacaaaaatatattattttttaaaccataaaaatataaatatttattaaaacccATAACccaaatgtattaaaaatatatgcCATAAAAATGTAAATCCTTCAAATTGTCTCATACATTATGTAATTTCTACTATAAAAAATCCATTTGAAAagcctaattatttaattttcttttttttttctttttcttcattttcctTTTTGTAGACGGGCTCTACAATTAGGTGACGCGTGTCAGCTTTGTCTTCAAGTTGTTAGTGCCAATCAACCTCAGATTGACGCTCGTCACTCCTTGCGCTAAAGCCAAGGAAACATTCCTTGCTAACTACTAGCAACAAAAGGACATGAAAGAGTTTTCACCTCCAGCTTTGATAGTAGTGAATAAATATCCAAATATAGTCGAAAGACACCAAAATCTATTAAATCAATTGTTATTACAAAGGCTGTATACATAGTCCAATACTTTTGGGACCTTAGTCTCATGATGATGGGAATTCAAGAGTGAAAACATACTTTTTATAAATTGGGGACCTTTAACTCTTAAATAATAACTGTCAAAAGAAGTTATTAATACTTATTGACTATTTTTAATTTGACCCATGTCAAATTAGAAATTCATTTTATAACATTGACGTAATAAAATCATAACAATTATACTTTCAAAtcagaaattttattttacaatacATCATATAAATTTAACTTATATAAATATGATCCAACTTTAATCTATACAATTGCATGTgccccaaaaataaataaaatgtttaaATTATTCTTCTTTGAGTTAATTAGTGTTACATTTATTCATTAATTTTGACCATgatgaatgatatattaatatagttaatgcatatatattttttcaaagacCTTAAATAGGAGAATCGAGCCACTATTTCCGGGTCAAACATGCATgtcaaaaatatgttctataATTGAGTCTTAAACAtgttacatgttatgctttataatttatatatcatcATATGACAATTActtcttattatatataaacgAGTACATAAATGAAGGTCATGTAAATTTCTCCATGTATATATAACTACATTGACTAATATACAGTGATTTAAATAAGCATATATGTGGGTGTTTTAAGTATTAATTTAAGGTAACGCATGAGAGAACATTACAAAGtactataaacatatatatgcaACAAATTGTTGTTCTATATTGGATCTTCAACTTCATGTAGTATATATAGAGCATTATTAATTAAGTAGATGAAAAGGGAATAATGGCTTCAGCCTTTAGCTCCACAATTTTGTCATCACTTTCAACTTTGCTCCTTCtacttcttctttattttctttcccATAATATAACCTTGAACAAAAATCAGCATACCATACACTTTTCCCCTTCTAATTCTTTCACTGATCATATTTCAAACACCAATGATTCATTTCCACAAAAAGTTGTTgtagactctcttctctcaagtTTTATGCGTCAAAGCAATACTACTGTTATTactaatcatcatcatcatcacattTCTGCTAATAAGGTGAGGATCAttggctcttttttttttctcttaattttgTGTATTTTAGCATGGAGAcataatttgattatatatacaatCTTAATGGAGGGTGTTTTAtgagcagaacataatcaagaagaagaagaagaagaagagtaggTTGGATAGAATTGAGTATGATTTGGCTAAGGCTAGAGTAGCAATTCGTCAAGCCATTATTTCCAAAAGTTTTAAGTCTAATAAGAATGAGAGATTTATACCAAGAGGTTCCATTTACAGAAACCCATATGCTTTTCATCAGTAAgtacttttaatatttatcaATACGTTTTAGAACATGCCAAATTAATtatatcataatatttaataaaatcagGAGTCATATAGAGATGGTGAAGAGATTCAAAGTGTGGAGCTATAGGGAAGGAGAACGGCCAATATTCCACATGGGACCAATGAATGGGCTGTATGCAATTGAAGGACAAATCGTAGAAGAAATAGAGAGTGAGAAAAGCCCTTTCAAGGCTAAACATCCTGAGGAGGCACACACATTTTTTATGCCAATAAGTGTGGCTAACATCGTTAAGTTGATTTATAGCCCTATTATTTATCCATCTGATTACAATCGAGATAGACTCTATCGACTTATGAATGACTATGTGGGTGTTGTGGCCAATAAATACCCATTTTGGAATGCAAGCAATGGAGCTGATCATTTCATGCTTTCCTGCCATGACTGGGTGAGTAACTCAATGACATAATATATCTGATCCATCTTAATTACGTAAGTGATTCAAATATTTATCTTACTTTCATCAATGTCAACACtgcatataatatttatataaataaaaaaaatccatgTTACTAATGTGATTGTCAATAGTGTATTTATTATTGCTAGTCCTGTCAATTTGTGAGTAATGCATGCAGGTGCTAcaatatttctatttataataatgtttgaCTAAATATGTCTTACCACTTATTAAGAAAGTAGCAAGTCaacatttttcattttaatagtGTATTCTATGATTTTAATATGAATTAAGAATTATCTAGTTGAGGTTCCAATTGTAGTAATGTATTTTTTACTACTTCTAAAAAATTCAGGCTCCAGAAGTTTCACATGAAAAACCTAAACTCTTTAAGGACTTTATAAGAGTTCTATGCAATGCAAACATTTCAGAAGGATTTCAACCTAAAAGAGATATCTCTTTacctgaaatttatttgaagaGGGGAACATTGGGCCCTGATGATTTGGGTCAAGCCCCACACAGGCGCACAATATTAGCCTTCTTTGCTGGTGGACTCCATGGACATATTAGAATGATCTTGTTCCAACAATGGAAAGACAAAGACAATGATATCCAAGTTTATGAGAAGATTCCCATAGAAAAAAACTACACTGAGCTAATGGGCAAAAGTAAGTATTGCTTGTGCCCAAGTGGGTATGAAGTGGCAAGCCCAAGAGTGGTGGAGGCAATTAATGCAGGGTGTGTCCCAGTGATTATATCAAATAATTACTCGTTACCCTTTAGTGATGTACTTGATTGGAGTCAATTTACAGTGCAAATTCCAGTCTCAAAAATACCAGAAATTAAAAACATCTTAAGTGAGATTCCAAATGAGAAGTACTTGAGATTATATAATATGGTTTCTCAAGTAAAGAGGCATTTTGTGTTGAATCGACCAGCTCAGCCATTTGATGTAACTCACATGGTACTTCACTCAATTTGGTTAAGACGACTCAATATCAATGTTAGAAATTTCAACAAGTTGtgattattactttttttttttaatatttttatttg
This Cannabis sativa cultivar Pink pepper isolate KNU-18-1 chromosome 6, ASM2916894v1, whole genome shotgun sequence DNA region includes the following protein-coding sequences:
- the LOC115694969 gene encoding probable glycosyltransferase At3g42180, which translates into the protein MVKRFKVWSYREGERPIFHMGPMNGLYAIEGQIVEEIESEKSPFKAKHPEEAHTFFMPISVANIVKLIYSPIIYPSDYNRDRLYRLMNDYVGVVANKYPFWNASNGADHFMLSCHDWAPEVSHEKPKLFKDFIRVLCNANISEGFQPKRDISLPEIYLKRGTLGPDDLGQAPHRRTILAFFAGGLHGHIRMILFQQWKDKDNDIQVYEKIPIEKNYTELMGKSKYCLCPSGYEVASPRVVEAINAGCVPVIISNNYSLPFSDVLDWSQFTVQIPVSKIPEIKNILSEIPNEKYLRLYNMVSQVKRHFVLNRPAQPFDVTHMVLHSIWLRRLNINVRNFNKL